The Streptomyces collinus DNA segment CGGCCGACGTGTCCCCGTCGGCACCCGGCCGCCAGCCGTTCTCCAGAGCGCGCCGGGCGATGTTGGGACCGCTCGCGATGCGCTCCACGCAGCCGTGCGAACCGCACGGGCACAGATCGCCGTCGAGGTCGACGCTGATGTGACCGATGTGGCCCGCGTTGCCGGTCGGCCCGGGGTGCAGCCGGCCTCCGAGCACGAGGCCGCCGCCGACGCCCGTGGAGACGACCATGCACAGCGCGTTGTCGTGACCGCGGGCGGCGCCCTGCCAGTGCTCGGCCGCCGTGATCGCCACACCGTCGCCGATCAGCTCGACGGGCAGGTTCCCCGCGGCGGCCCGCACCCGGGCGACGAGCGGGAAGTCGCGCCAGCCGGGCACGTTCACCGGGCTCACCGTGCCCGCGGAGGCGTCCACGGGCCCGGCGCTGCCGATCCCCACGCCCGAGGCACGCCCCCACAGCGGCGACGCGGTGAGCTCGGCCAGCACCTCCTCAACGGCCCGCATCACGGTGTCGCCGTTCTCCCGGGCGGGCGTCGGCCGCTGGGCGCGGACCAGGATCCGGCCGTGGCCGTCCACCAGAGCGCCGGCGATCTTGGTGCCGCCGATGTCGAGCGCGGCCACGAGGTCGGTGTACATCAGAGTCGGATCTCCCCGTCGGGCATGAGAAAAACGCCGAGAACAGCCATCAAGCAGGGCAAGCAGCGGCCCGGTCCCGCGAGGGTGCGCGGGGCCGGAGATTGCGGTGGACAGTCTCCCCCGAGCCTGACAACGTTGTCCAGGCTCTATGCTCGACGCCACATCCTCATACAAACCCAGGATCGACGCACCCCCGTGGACGACAGGACAGGACTGGACACCGTGGCCCCTCCCCCCCTCCGATCCGCAGCGCGCTACGGCACCCGGCCGACCATGAAGGACGTAGCGGCACGCGCCGGAGTAGGCCTCAAGACGGTCTCCCGCGTCGTGAACGGGGAACCGGGGGTCACCCCGGAGACGGAGCGGCGGGTCCAGGAGGCGATCGACGCCCTCGGCTTCCGCCGCAACGACAGCGCGCGGGTGCTGCGCAAGGGCCGTACGGCGAGTATCGGCCTGGTCCTGGAGGACCTCGCGGACCCGTTCTACGGACCGCTGAGCCGGTCGGTCGAGGAGGTGGCCCGCGCGCACGGCGCCCTGCTGATCAACGGCTCCAGCGCGGAGGACCCCGAGCGCGAGCAGGAACTGGTGCTGGCCCTGTGCGCGCGGCGGGTGGACGGGCTGGTGGTGATCCCGGCCGGGGACG contains these protein-coding regions:
- a CDS encoding ROK family protein; translation: MYTDLVAALDIGGTKIAGALVDGHGRILVRAQRPTPARENGDTVMRAVEEVLAELTASPLWGRASGVGIGSAGPVDASAGTVSPVNVPGWRDFPLVARVRAAAGNLPVELIGDGVAITAAEHWQGAARGHDNALCMVVSTGVGGGLVLGGRLHPGPTGNAGHIGHISVDLDGDLCPCGSHGCVERIASGPNIARRALENGWRPGADGDTSAAAVAAAARAGDPVAVASFERAAQALAAGIAATATLVEIDIAVIGGGVGKAGDVLFEPLRKALSTYATLSFVRHLTVAPAQMGTDAGLVGAAAAALAKRTDAAAAGV